Below is a genomic region from Pseudochaenichthys georgianus chromosome 13, fPseGeo1.2, whole genome shotgun sequence.
TTCGGTCAGACACCAGCGGGCCTGGGCAAAGCAGATCTCTGTCCTCCTGACCACGCTCACATCCTCCGGGGGCTTACGCAGCTCCAGCTTGTTTGCCCTCTGCAGCTGAAAGTCCTTAAAACAcctgaaataaaaaagaaatatatTAATTCAGTCATTTGTGCAATATTTTCTCGATGTGAATGAGTGCTGATGTGAGACCTGATGAGAATGTTGAGCTCTTCACTCTTCATCTGCATGTCGTTCTTCTCCTGGTTCAGCTGGTTCTGCAGTCTCGTGTTGATCTCCATCAGCTCGTCGCCGCTCAGTTCCTCAGTTTGTGCCTGCAACACAACATCatcagtttttttaaatgtaaactcaTACTTTTATATAACAGTTGAGCACCCACGAGCCTGATGCCTCACCCTGATGTTGGAGTAGATCTGTTTCTCCAGGCGTCTGATCAGAGCGAGGTGCTGCCTGACGGCCTCCTGGAGGTGCAGGATGCTGCTGCGCTGCTCCTCAGGGTTACTGGAGATCTCCAGCTGAAAGCGCACACGCTGCTTCTTCTCACTGTGTTCCTGCAGGTGAAACATAAAGAATAAGCATCGCCAAGCACAAGGAAAGGTACTTTCATCTGATGCTCCGGCCTACCTTGCGCCTGGGCTCCACGTGCAGCAGCAGGTTGTTGACGATGTCCAGGATCATAGCGTACTGAACAGGGTTAGTGGATATCTCTAGATCGTGGTGAATGAGCGTGAAGGTGTCCACAGCTCCTGTTAAATCCACATAATAAAGCACATATGTCATATTTGGTGACTGAGTAAAAACCTTCTTTATTGTAATAAGTATAAAAGCAGTAAAATGccctttttttaaaagaacatccataaacattcatctgttttcaTCCTGCAAaagatttatctaatatatcgtattccatttacttgtatatagactcttcttgcactatttctattttatttgtatttacttgcacatttcaaaacattctcttgcactatttgatctgttttatttgttccATGTCCTATATATAgtcatgttgcactgttggaggagcctgtgatctAAGtgtttcattgccatatctacactgtagctaatgtgcacattacattacattacattgcatttagctgacgcttttatccaaagcgacttacaataagtacattcgactaggaagacacaaccttgaacatgacaataaagccttgaatcttgacaAGAACTCTAATGCATTATTCCTTGCAGGTGTTGGATGAACAGTAAACAGTGGCCAGACATACCGGCCTGTTTCTTCAGCAGGTCCTCCTTCTCGTGGTTATTCCTCAGCTCTGGGGGCTTGATCTGTGTGGCCACCTCAGGGTTGATGTCGTGACTGTAGCTGATGTAGTGCATCCGGCAGCTACAGCGCGAGATGATCCGCTGGACCTGCTGAGCCTCGTTCACCTGGGCCGGCTGGTTCCAGTCTGCAGACAGAAAAATGACCATGAATCACcatttgcctttatttttattctaGTGCAACTAACGTTTGCTTTTCCCCTCTATACTTAATAAGTTAGCTTATTCATAATTCTTTTGAATATTTCCTCGATTATGCCTTATTCTTTACCTGCTATGCCACTTTTTGCCATAACACTTTAAATGTCCCCGCTGTGGGACTAATAGAGGATTTCGGATTCTCTTGGTCCGAAGATGCCTATTTATTCCATGTGGTGAGGAAGGACGATCCTGCATTTGATATTTCATGTACCTGCTGTAATGGTGCTAACCATTCCTCCCACAGCCTGGCCACTCTCCATCAGCTCCAGCACCGAGTCCAGGTTACGCTGCCGGTGCTCTTCTATGTTCTTCACCTAAACACAACACACAAAGCAAATCAGAGCAGAACAACACTCCACGCCAATAAGTTACTATATCGCTTTGGTTGTGATGTCGAAGTTGATTAGTTGGTATTCAAACTAGCTTAACATGCTATTCATCTTTAATCATGGCATAACACAGAAACTTGCCATACTAACTAATTGAACACTTTTTTATCAATGGTTAATAAACAGTTAAAAGGCAATGTAACCTCATTAAGTGTTCCACCGAAACAGAAGTAGATAAAGTAAAACATGAGTAGGCCAAGCGAATATGTCACATGAAAAGGATTATGAATGTTGCTTACCTCCAGCCACAGCTGTCGGTCCTCTTGCTCAGATGGGTTGGGCTCCATGGTGGCAAAGTACTGCATGCCAtccagcagacaggtccaggtGGTTTTCTGCTTCAGGGTGTCGTTGTACCAGGATGGGTCGTGCTCACACTGAAGCAGCTGAGCCTTCGCTGCTGACACCAACACGCAGCCTGCCGTCTCTGTGCCCCGCAGCATCATCTGAGGAGAGCGGAGGAGAATGAAACGTTGGGGCAAATCGTCCAGCATTTCAATAAACAACAAATAGAAAACGTTCAAGAAAGAGAGAACACAATATTGTTGTTTTGATAGGGCTTTATCTTGGTGTAGAATTTAACAGCCACTATTTGTGAATTTGAACATGGAAACATACAACCCTGCTATGATGACATTAGGTAGGGACTGACTGACACTGTACCTCAGCCACATCCTAGactctatgcattacattaatgcacacaatatcTTCTTTTTCATTACTGCACATCTTTTATTCCAATTCTATTTCTACAATTTCAAccaatgtaaatactgctatatttcttaatgtttttaacattattatagttttcttaacatagttctctgtctgtgtttttaATCTTGGTTTCATTTGTAGgtatgtttatgtatgcaccacaacaccaagtcaaattgTGTCAATGTATCTGGCAATCAACCTGTTTCTGATGAAATGGTCCTGCAGCAGAAAGGCATTTACCTGACAGTTAACCAGTTCGATAAACCAGTTGCGGTTATATACATCGTCGGTCTGACAGGCTGCAATGCCACACAGCTGGTCGCTGACGCCAGAATCCTCCTCTGAAAACACCACAAACTTGTCTGTTTCCTCGATTAGTTTCTGGAGCATCGATGTTCCTGCAAAAAGCGGAAAATAAAATCGTTTAGTGGTTATAAAAAGACTTGACTGATGTCTTTCTTATTGAAGCTACTTCCTCACCttcattttgacttttttctgctCTGACGGTGGGCATCACTGGTGTGGTGGGGGCTGTGGTGGGAGAGTAGTTGGAAGGAGAGCGTTTGAGCTTTTTGGTCTGCAGCTGAGTGTCGATCCTCAGGCCCGTCAAAGCTTCAGTGGAGAGGTTTCTCTTCAACACAGACGCCTTTTTATAACCGTCGTACAGCCCAAAGGCGATGTTCCTGTTGGTGGTGGTCCAGGACGCACGCAGGTCTACCAGGCGCAGTTTGTGAGTGTACGAGGCATTCGTCTCGTCCTTCTGGTTCACCTCCTGTAAGACATATTTAAATTGTGTGATTATGAACTCCTCGACAGTGAAGAACGACAGGTACTACAGCTCTCGTTGGGCTTTTACCTCTTCCATGCGGTTGCTCTGTCTCTGGTAGCTCAGGGAGGACAGGCTGACCAGGTGGGTCTTCTTCACCTGAGCGTTCATCTGGTGGTCCGCTGTCTCGTCCCAGGTGGAGGCCATTAGGTGAACCGTCACCTGAGACAGCTCACTAACCATCTGAGTCACATTCCACTCCGAGATCAGCCTCCTCATCACTGTGCCAGCTGaaggaaaaataaaaacacataataaaaacccttaaaAAACAAGTCCATTcacatttgtttgttttctgCATTACACTCACAAGAGGCTATAAACGTAAAGGTTTGACAATAAGTCATTTTAATTGGCGGTTGCTTTTTGCATGCGGGTCATGTTGTTCAATGCGCCTTAGCAGTGTTAAAAAGCTAGGTTTCAGATAACAATTTACTCAgttaaaaatgtaatgtaaatattTTAACTCCTTGATCAAAGTAATGTCATTTTCTACATTACTTTTTCATTATGTTTACAACAAATGTTTGAAACTGGGCTACACAGCTGAACAGTCTTAAAGACAAACACGACGGCTGTGTGCACTGGACCGTAACCCCTTCTACCATGACAGTCAGCACAAATACACAAACAGTTACAGCCccaatctgtgtgtgtgaattattgtttgttttttaaaactgTATCATGCAGACGCCTGTACCCTGTGGAATAAGTCTCTGTGCCCCTCGGGTGAAGACGTGTCCCTTGTTGCACTCCACTTGGATTCCTCTCTGCTGGGCAAAGGAGGCCCAGTAATGCACCTGGAGGACAGATAACATGTTGAAATGTGCACACATGGAAGATATTAGGTGTAAAGAAATAGATTCAACAATGTGTACAAAATCAAAGTTACTACTGTCCTGTGTGACTACAAATGGTAAACACAGAGCATATCTCAAGTGGACTGTTGCTGGACAACAGCCTAGAAAAACCCTTACTTGTAGTTGTGGGAAGGCAGCTGTGTAGGACATCTGTTTGTAGTGCTGACCCAGCTTCTTGCGGATAGGCCTGAGGCTGTGGAAGAGCTTGCCTCTACAGATTGGTCGAGATACACCCGTCCATGTGGCCCAAAAGTTCTGCATCCAGCGCAGAGTGCTGCTGTACAACAGCATTCTCGGCTGGGAGGGTTCTACAAAAGAAAGTGAATATAGTTATCtagctaaataataataataataataataatatatttgatttcaataggtgctcaaagacgctttacagtggttttataaaacatgataaaatagaataaagaatagaaataaaaaataaataaatattaaaacagcaacacagcataattcacaaattaaaagccagtctgaagaggtgtgttgtggtcagtgttttgaaagtgggggggtcggtgcagtctctgatgtgttgtggaagggagttccagagggtgggggcagcgatggagaaggctctgtccccccaggttcggagcttggttcgtatggggatagagaggaggttcTACATTTCTATGATGCTAGTTTTCCAGCACAGTGGGCTTTTGTATATAGAATATCGATCAGAGTTGCAGGTACCTGTGCCACAGTGCTGGTTCAGGTCCATGGTGATGGAGAAGTTGAGGTTCTCGGAGCGAAAGGCTCTGTAGGAGTCATGAGGTTGTCCTGAAGTCACGTCTGCAACGTTCTCCGCACAGCAGAGCATCACAGCATGGTGGTCATGGGGGTTGCCATGGCAAAGCCATTGGAGGTCAAGGGTCATAAACAGGTTGGGCAGGTGTAGGAAACAGATATCATCATACCTAGTGTGGAGAAAACAGCATTTATATTACTTAACAATCATTGACAAATACAGCTTAAAGTTGCAttacatttctctttttgatgccTCTACTTACTTTGATGCTGTTCTGACATTAACATCTAAATCTCCTTTATAGACAAACTGGCCCGGGTTCCAGTCAAAGTTCAGTGTATTCCACTCCCAgtgcaggttttctgtggtgTTGTAAGGGTCCTGCAAgaatcaagattcatctttaTATTAGATAAAGTGATTCATATTATTTACCACAACATGGCTTGCTTACCCCAACAAACTGAAACATACTGTGACACACTGAGTGTACACATTCCAAATGAATTAAGTGATAGATTTGATATTCACAACAATTTCATTTGTAAGCTGTAAACTGTTTTACCTCTGTAGCCAGCTGATGAAGGTTGGCCTGGTCGATGTCCATAACCCAGCGCCCGTGCAGAAGGAGGCGACTTTTGTCCCACCAGGCCACAGGAGGTGAGGGATCCACAGTGGGTTTGGTCAGCAGGTCGACGGACTGGCCAATCAGAGTCCAGGCAGGGTCCCAGCATGGCCCCCACACAATGGTGTACAGAGAGATGTTTGCTGTAAGAAAAAGATGATCAGAAAGAGAAATTAAGGTACAGTGTCTGAAGAGTATTCTTCCCATTAGCCAACAGTAGGACTGCACAACTGGAGCTAAAATTATGTAAATAGTTATATGCCTCTAAAGGAAACGTTATCCTTCCTTCGGTAATATGGACATCCAACATTTATCATTAACTATAGGCATTGTTCCTTTCGCCGTTTGCCCCCTTACTTCTGCTTTTAACTTCTGTTTGGACACATAAATAGTTACTGTATACAAAAGCTGTGACTGGGCAGGCAGAATTACAAGATGGTATACCTGATGGAAACTCATGAAAAAAAAGACTTAAAATAATGATGGTAGGATAACACGTTGACAGCATCATTCCTGTAACTCACATTTTAAATCATAGTAGAACTTCAGTGGTGGCATATTCCTGTGGACCGTCACGTCTCCCCATGGCGAACCGAGTGGGACGGTCTCTTTGCGATGAGCCCTGGTCTGTCCATCCTGCTCCGTCCCAATGAGACGCCCCGACAGCTCCCAGTCCCGGATCTCAAACAGGTAGCGAGGGTAATCCCGGATTCTCACTGACACGGCAGAAAGAGAGAAATCACAGTAAATACTTTTTGTAGTAAAACCGGTAGGACGGTCATTTCCACTTTAGTCTCATCTAAATCCGGTCTCTAATCTGCAAATCACTGTTGTATGAACTTACCCAAAAATGCAGCCAGTTTGAACTTGATAGCACGGCACCACTGGACCACCAGAGAGAGTCCGTCTCTGGGGAAGGGGCTGATCCTGTCGATATCCCTGAGCTGCTCTCTCACCTTCTCCGGCCCGTGCAGAGACTGATCAGCCAGGAATACCAACTCCAGGTCGGACACAGTCCAGGTCAGCAGAGACTTCCTCATGGGCGTGTTTGCGTAGAGGCGGCGTGAGCGCTGGATGTAGATCTCGATGTGCTTTTTCTCCAGTGAGCTGTACAGCTCTTCGATCTTCCTGGCAGGGAGAAGCTCTCCATGCTGCTTGCGCAAATCTGCCACCTTCTTATCCAGAAGCTGAAGACGCTTGGCACTTTCCTTACTCTCATCCTTCAGCAGCTCGTAGTTGTCTCGCAGCTTGATTTCAAAGATATCGTCCAGGAAGACGAAGGAGAACTGGCTGATTTTGAACACGAGGTCGGGAGGCAGGCGGGGGGCGGCGGGGGCTTGGCTTGCGGAGCGATGCAGGGTCTTCAGCCACTTCTGCACGCTGATGGCCATGTCAAAGGTGTTTGAGAAGTCGTACTGGTAAGGGAACTCCACAGTCATAGAGGGGCAAGTGAGGACCCCGACACAGTTGTGAGGAGTTTCGAGGAAGGGGAAGGTTTCTCTGTGCAGCCACATCTCAGGAAGCTCCGAGTGTATGTCCACAGACAGACCCTTAAAGGTGACGATGTTGTGGCCATCAAAGTTGAAGATGACGGACGGAGAGCGTATGTGCATGGAGTCTGTGTGTTTGGACACTGTGAGGGCTTCTGTGTGCAGGAGGATGTAGTTGTGTTCACTAACATGGGCTGTCAATCGAGTGCAGCCCAGTGCAATGCGCACACACAGCGCTCTGCTCTGACCCGGCAGGATTTCACTTTCTGTGGTTTCGACTGGActgtcctctcctctctctccgcaAAGCATAAGCCAACAAGCCTGAGCTTCACTCAGGTGCTGATATAAGACCATGTGGTCAGGTGGCGTCCATTCCACGGAGAGCTCCTCTTCACATTGAACCTGATTAAGATATAATATGAATATTGACACAGATATTCCATCATTCAAGACAAATACAACTGAAGGAGATGTGATTACCTGTAAGGTGTGGGTGGTGATGCAGTAAGAAAAGGCTATCTTGGTGAGTTTGAGCACGGGGCTGGGGGTTTGGGAGGAGGGGCTACACGACTCTATGTTCTCTGTGAGTGCTTTGATCGCTGACAGGCTAACACCCTGAAGAGACACCGAGGAGCTGTCTGCAGAGCTCTGCACTCTGACAGTGTCCATTCGCAGAGACACAGCTCCTGAAGAGAACACATGAAATAAACAATGATAATCAAACATGATGATCAACTGAGGAGCAGAGTACTTTGTATAAGCAGTGGTCTTTAACTCAACATAATTAAGGCCAAAGGGCATTTGTAAGAAGATAGCAACTTACTTTTGTTCTAGCCCTAAAGTGTATTGCTCCAATACTTTTGGCCAACTGGAAATTGACTATTATTTTCACAAAAAATATTTCCTGACCTATTTATTGCCATAAAATGGTAAAAATGTGAGAATACAAATTCCTTTAAACCCAAGGTTAAGTCTTCATAGAGATGTATTTGTTGGACAAACGAACAAAAAATGGCCTCATAATTATCAAAAACAGCTGCCGattaaaatgtatatttctATAATCGTGCTGGCTCCACATAAATGACATCTATTTGGGACGTTAAGTCCCTTTAGACAACAGCAATGCTTACTtgagaaaaatgtaaatgaaaacagCAATTAGGACATGTATTTTCTGTCAAACAACTAAGAGGCACACCTAAATATATGCTAACGGTTAAACTGTATGTCACATATAGTGAATTATGAAACAAAGCCTACAACATTcatacataatctgaaataacataCCTGCTAGATTGGATAGTGTGAACACATTAACGTCCTCCAGACAATAGTCAAGTTTAAAGAGCAGATGTGGTTGGACAGTGTGGCCACTGGAGGGAGACACTGAGGTCACATCTGGCAGCGGTGAGGTCACATCTGGCAGCGGAGAGACCACGTCACGAGGAACACAGATGAGGGACAGCAGGCGAGACAGACACAGAGCACAGGTCTCCGAGAGCTCCACCTGAAGCCCCTTCAGGCTGGACTCCACGCTCAAACTCGGACACTGGCTGCTCGACTCCATGTGGGGCCGAATTAAACTCCCCTGAAGGGATGAGGTCATAACAAACTTGAGTATGCCAATTCATCCTCTGGTTAACTCACTTACTCAACAAAAACCATTGTATATCCGAGAAGAGTATTTCTTATATTTGTGTGTACCTACCTGGAGACTAAGTGTGTCTAGAATTAGTGCTTCTCCCCACACATGTTTCCCAGGAGGGTGGGGTGCTTGTTGGATATGAGACCCCTGACCCACCCTCCACCAGAAGTTGTCCAGGGACAGTGAGGCACGTCGGTGCACATTCTGGGACTCTGTGCTCTCGTagtcaactttaatgtcaaGAAGATGCCGCAGTTCTATGGACACAGGACACACATGTcatcatacatttttttttttcagaaagTACATTTAAAGTGGCTGCAGTATAAAGATTTCATTTGTTTTCCAAAAACTAAATGCAACTGGGTTATAAAAAACTCAAGTTAATGTGTAACGTTTAAAAGGGCACTTTAATAAAAGATGTAATCTAATCTAGTTTGGCAGAGATTGACACAAAAGTTGCCTGCAGAATACAAAGCAGAAAGATTTATTGAACAGAAATGTGAGGTAAGAATGATGATGTAAAGTCATAACATGAAGTGGGGTTAAACTTCAACGCACCATACACTCATTCTGCTCTGTAGCAATAACATCTTAGGATGTTCACCTGCCTCCCTGTGTGTGaatgtgcatgtgtgcagcatgtGAAAGACCTACAGTACCTGCACTGACAGAGAGAAACCCGAGAGCAAAAGGCGTGGTGTCTCCCAGCTGAACTGACACGTTGACGTTGGATACGGAGGAGGTGATCATCACAGGGGCATCTAAGTGAGGGAGGCGCCTGAGGAAAAGGAGGGTGGGCAAATAATCTAATGGACTACACAACACAACGACGTCATGGAACAACAATACAGAATGAGCGCAAACACACATGGATAGGGAAGAGAAGACAGTAAAAAGGGTATTAGATGATATTGTATGTTATCGTCACTGCAGTGGGTGACCTTGAACACAGATCCAATCACTCCAGAAAAGATATCGTCATAGTTCAACcccaacatgaatattaattgCCATTCAGCAATCTAACCCTTCCGTTTTCCTTTTGAGACTTGCCTTTTTCTATGTGCTGCCTTCCTGTGGATAAGCTGTTCCCATGGAAATAGATTTAGCCAATGGGAGAACTCCTGGTGACGGTAGTGGATGATGCAAGTATTGACAGTGAACGACCCTGAGATGTCCACTGATGTAACCTAAATGTAGGAAAACACAAGAGACAGTCAAAATAATGTCAAATATGAGTCATAGGTTTCAGAAGCTTTGTGTTGTGACCTTCAAGTATCTTCCTCACCTGCAGGACTGTCTTCAGCGTGTTCACACACAGGATTCTTTGCCTACTTTGTGAGAGGAGAAGTCCATCTGCCAGTGAAAAACAGGGGATGTGTTATTATTGCTTTCTTTAATTCATTCGCGTCTCTCTGCATTGCGTCCGTCCACTCACCCTCTAGAACGAGCTCCATTCTGCTCTGAGGAAAGCTCAGCTCTGGAGTGAAGCTTTTAAGATGAAGCTGTTCATCGTCACGTCCATAGCAGACTTTTAGAGACTTCAGAGTCCAGTTCAGGTGTCTGTGCAGACAAGAAAACAAGGTATGATGTTAAAATCAGAAGGTCATTCAATATGGAATCAAATGGtgcaaaacaacatttaaattcAGTCGTTGTTAACATGTTTACTCACCTTTTCTGGCTGTGCATGGACAGAGTTACATTTGTATTATCAAATTCCACATCGACTTTTTGGGGAACCAGCCCATGAAACCATTCCACCGCCTCAGTCTGGATAAACTCAATGTTTTCACACTCTGAAAGGAAATATTAGTAATATTATAATCTAAATATTATGTACGATTCTATCAAAGATGTTGAAAGTGCTACAGctaaacaatctatttgacaatTGAAAAAACAAATACTATCACATTTCCATTTGATATAAATCCTTTGTCTGATTTTTCTTTCaacttgtttttgtgtgtgctgTATATCAGATAACCTGAGTGAGCTAATATGTCACATTCAGGCAACACTATCAACCTTAACAATGTCTATGCTACTTTATTAACAATGCATTTCTTAATTTCTCATGTAGTTAATAATGTCCCAAAAGACCTGCAGATATATCAAAttgaattaaaataaatgcaataACACATGTAAATGTTATTCTAAATACCTGACATCATTTTTACCAACCTCTTCTCCATTTTTAAAATGACAGCATAACCTACACTTCATTTGATCGAGGAGGTTAAACGTTATCTTTTCCCCTGAGCATGTAGAGATTTCAACAACCACAGAGGTTAATAAAGTAGGTTGTTGTACGACATGACCTTGTCCTCGTTTTCTTGGCGGTTAGCAGAACTGCTAAAAATATCACAGACTGCAGTAGACATCCAGACATTTTAGAATAAGCAGAAGCTTTCTGATGTAAGTCAGTGGAAATAACCCTTAGTGTTGTCATGGTTAACGTATGCTGTACTTGTTGTAAGTGCAAGTACAGAGGATTATATTAGgcaataaagaaaaaaatacagccAACAGTTGGACTACATTTATATACTTGTTATAAATGTTGACATGCACTCCTGCAATCAACCAGCAAGATGTGAGCTGAACATCCCAAGATTGATTGGTCATTGCTATAGCAAGTTTGTCACTTTATTTTAATAATGCTTTTGACATTTCAGGGATTAGGCATGCGATTGCTCACCAGATGCATCCTGAATGCTCTTTTTGGGAGACGAGGGCAGCAGGAGTTGGCTGAGAAATAGTCCTTCATGCAGCTCTGCGATCAGTGTCCTCACATTCAGGGACAGACCGCCTGGCTTCATCTCCGGTAGGCTCACCTCTCCAGACAGCAGCAGGCTCAGGGCCACTTCAGCCAAACATATATCCTACAGTGGAGAGCATGTTAGTCACACATTCAATCCCAAGTGTCCATCTCAGAGAAATTACAAAAACTTACCAACTGACTGCTTTTAAGCACTTTACTGCTTAGCTGTCCAACTGAGAAGTCCCACGCCAACCTGATATGAAAGTTAAAACGTTAATGAAATTGTAGCATCATCCGTATATTTCTATTAAATGTAATAGTAAAATCAGACCAATAGCA
It encodes:
- the LOC117457103 gene encoding bridge-like lipid transfer protein family member 2 isoform X1 — encoded protein: MSLLLISFLLILLLGILLLCFIFRWLVCTLAVRFFQTALNADLKIKSVGLFSVQGVSIQFHPQHTLEIDRIWISSKLLNQDLPRYLALCVGETRVRFDLQAPLRSTVTKSHGKKSGKFSVSPTTLRFLSQLLSFHISSINVMVLNLALSESLWHMTVTGITLLLDHQSKRLAWDFSVGQLSSKVLKSSQLDICLAEVALSLLLSGEVSLPEMKPGGLSLNVRTLIAELHEGLFLSQLLLPSSPKKSIQDASECENIEFIQTEAVEWFHGLVPQKVDVEFDNTNVTLSMHSQKRHLNWTLKSLKVCYGRDDEQLHLKSFTPELSFPQSRMELVLEDGLLLSQSRQRILCVNTLKTVLQVTSVDISGSFTVNTCIIHYRHQEFSHWLNLFPWEQLIHRKAAHRKSPLDYLPTLLFLRRLPHLDAPVMITSSVSNVNVSVQLGDTTPFALGFLSVSAELRHLLDIKVDYESTESQNVHRRASLSLDNFWWRVGQGSHIQQAPHPPGKHVWGEALILDTLSLQGSLIRPHMESSSQCPSLSVESSLKGLQVELSETCALCLSRLLSLICVPRDVVSPLPDVTSPLPDVTSVSPSSGHTVQPHLLFKLDYCLEDVNVFTLSNLAGAVSLRMDTVRVQSSADSSSVSLQGVSLSAIKALTENIESCSPSSQTPSPVLKLTKIAFSYCITTHTLQVQCEEELSVEWTPPDHMVLYQHLSEAQACWLMLCGERGEDSPVETTESEILPGQSRALCVRIALGCTRLTAHVSEHNYILLHTEALTVSKHTDSMHIRSPSVIFNFDGHNIVTFKGLSVDIHSELPEMWLHRETFPFLETPHNCVGVLTCPSMTVEFPYQYDFSNTFDMAISVQKWLKTLHRSASQAPAAPRLPPDLVFKISQFSFVFLDDIFEIKLRDNYELLKDESKESAKRLQLLDKKVADLRKQHGELLPARKIEELYSSLEKKHIEIYIQRSRRLYANTPMRKSLLTWTVSDLELVFLADQSLHGPEKVREQLRDIDRISPFPRDGLSLVVQWCRAIKFKLAAFLVRIRDYPRYLFEIRDWELSGRLIGTEQDGQTRAHRKETVPLGSPWGDVTVHRNMPPLKFYYDLKSNISLYTIVWGPCWDPAWTLIGQSVDLLTKPTVDPSPPVAWWDKSRLLLHGRWVMDIDQANLHQLATEDPYNTTENLHWEWNTLNFDWNPGQFVYKGDLDVNVRTASKYDDICFLHLPNLFMTLDLQWLCHGNPHDHHAVMLCCAENVADVTSGQPHDSYRAFRSENLNFSITMDLNQHCGTEPSQPRMLLYSSTLRWMQNFWATWTGVSRPICRGKLFHSLRPIRKKLGQHYKQMSYTAAFPQLQVHYWASFAQQRGIQVECNKGHVFTRGAQRLIPQAGTVMRRLISEWNVTQMVSELSQVTVHLMASTWDETADHQMNAQVKKTHLVSLSSLSYQRQSNRMEEEVNQKDETNASYTHKLRLVDLRASWTTTNRNIAFGLYDGYKKASVLKRNLSTEALTGLRIDTQLQTKKLKRSPSNYSPTTAPTTPVMPTVRAEKSQNEGTSMLQKLIEETDKFVVFSEEDSGVSDQLCGIAACQTDDVYNRNWFIELVNCQMMLRGTETAGCVLVSAAKAQLLQCEHDPSWYNDTLKQKTTWTCLLDGMQYFATMEPNPSEQEDRQLWLEVKNIEEHRQRNLDSVLELMESGQAVGGMVSTITADWNQPAQVNEAQQVQRIISRCSCRMHYISYSHDINPEVATQIKPPELRNNHEKEDLLKKQAGAVDTFTLIHHDLEISTNPVQYAMILDIVNNLLLHVEPRRKEHSEKKQRVRFQLEISSNPEEQRSSILHLQEAVRQHLALIRRLEKQIYSNIRAQTEELSGDELMEINTRLQNQLNQEKNDMQMKSEELNILIRCFKDFQLQRANKLELRKPPEDVSVVRRTEICFAQARWCLTEEDGQLGIAELELQRFMYSKLNKSDDTAEHLLELGWFTMNNLLPNASYKVVIRPQSTCQSARQFALRIFSKVRPPVGGISVKEHFEVNVVPLTIQLMYQFFKRMMGFFFPGRNVEEEEVTDEEDKFRLVTTGIAVKSRQSSEDTMGAMGPSKGVTQGLNRTAGVRRSFRKPPEHPVDDIEKMKERAAMNNSFIYIKIPQVPLCVSYKGEKSSVDWKDLNLVLPCLEYHNNTWTWLDFAMAVKRDSRKALVAQMIKEKLRLKPASGSDQRGKASEGKSDNSMQQQEEDDKARLLIGLSSADKSSGKKSIFSRRK